The bacterium nucleotide sequence ATCCAGCGAGGCGGAAGATCGTGGATCTCGCAACGGCGGCGGAACGCGGGTCCGAGCTGACGAGCCAGATGCTCGCCTATGCGGGCCGTTCCACTCCGGAAACTCGCCCACGAGACATCTCGGAGATCGCTGCCGAAACCGCACGCCTGCTTGCCTCGAGCATTTCCAAGAAAGCGCACCTCACACTCGAACTCGAGCTTTCCGTGTGGGTCCCGGTCGATGCCGGGCAACTCCATCAAGTGGTGATGAACCTCGTCACGAACGCCTCCGATGCGCTGGGCGATGAGGAAGGCACGATCCAGGTGCGGACGGGGATCGGGGAGACGGCTCCCGATCCGGATGCGAACCAAAGGGCCTATCTCGAAGTGATCGACGATGGCGCCGGCATGGACGAGCAGACGGTTCGTGACATGTTCGACCCGTTCTTCGCGACCAAGTTCAGTGGGCGAGGCCTCGGGCTCGCAGCGGTGCACGGTATCGTGCGCAGCCACGGCGGCACGATCAGCGTGGACAGCGAGCCTGGCCGTGGAAGCCGGATACGGGTGCTGCTGCCAACCTGCTCTGCTCCGTTGGCGGAAGGCAGCCAGGCCGCGACCCAGACGGGCGATCGAGCGGTACCCGCGCGAAGTGCGACACTCCTGGTCGTCGATGACGAGGCGCAGGTACGCAATGTGACCCGAATGGCCCTAGAGCACCGGGGCTACAGCGTGATCGAAGCCAGCGACGGCCACGAGGCCCTGGCACTCATCGGCCAGCATCCTTCGATCGACGGGGTGGTGCTCGATCTGACCATGCCGCGCCTTTCCGGCGGGGAAACCCTGGAGGTACTCCGGGTAGGCCACCCGAATCTCCCGGTCTTGCTGGTCAGTGGCTACGAGGCGGTTCCCGGCACAACCCTCGATCCAGCCGGGCCTTCCGACTTCCTCCAGAAGCCCTTCCGTCCGGACGAGATCGCCGGAAAGGTCGCTGATTTGCTCCAGAACCAACCATCCTCCCCCAGGGGTGGCAGTTAGCGGCCCTTTTGCGCATCGGCTGCCTCCTCGCCGGCGCCAATCTTCACGGCTTTCCGTAACCTCCTGCGTTCGCCTGCCGACACACTGCATGGGATTGCTTTGGGCCCGCTCGCGCAGAGTGTGCGCGCGGCGAGCCGGGCTTCCCACTGCCCGACCCCTGCCTCAGCGGAGCACCCATGACCGTCCTTCTCGAAATCCTCTTCGTCGCCCTTCTCGCCATCGCAGTCGCGCGGCTCGCGCCCGAACCGTGGCGCGGCCGGGCCCTGAATCTGCTGAAGGCATGGGTGACGATCCGCGTCTTCTGGCTGCTCCTCGCCCACCCGGTGAAGATGGAAGACGGCTCCCATGTGGTCGCCCTTCAACTCATCTGGGACACGCTTGCGAATATCGACGCCACCACCTTCTGGACGTTCTGCGGTCTGGCGGCGGGAATCAAGTTCGTCGGCATCCTCGCTTCGATGCAGCGCTGGGTCGTTCTGCTGCGCGGCCAGAACATCGAGCTGCCGTTCCGTCACATCTTCGGCTCGTTCCTGATCGGCCGCTTCATCGGAACGTTCCTGCCGAGCACGGCGGGCCTGGATGGCTACACGCTCTACGACGCCGCGCGCTTCAGCGGACGTACCGTCGAGGTCACCGCCGCGAAGGCCCTCGAGAAGGTGATCGGCATTACCGGCATCTTCCTCTCCTTCATCGTCGCCCTGCCGGCCGGCATCGGCATGTTCTATTCGATCTTCGATCGAGGCACGGCGCACCTCGTCGCCGGCCTGGGCGTCACGATCTGCGCCGCCGTGATCGGCGGGTTGATGACCGTCATCTGGTTCCCGGGCATCGTG carries:
- a CDS encoding response regulator → MDLATAAERGSELTSQMLAYAGRSTPETRPRDISEIAAETARLLASSISKKAHLTLELELSVWVPVDAGQLHQVVMNLVTNASDALGDEEGTIQVRTGIGETAPDPDANQRAYLEVIDDGAGMDEQTVRDMFDPFFATKFSGRGLGLAAVHGIVRSHGGTISVDSEPGRGSRIRVLLPTCSAPLAEGSQAATQTGDRAVPARSATLLVVDDEAQVRNVTRMALEHRGYSVIEASDGHEALALIGQHPSIDGVVLDLTMPRLSGGETLEVLRVGHPNLPVLLVSGYEAVPGTTLDPAGPSDFLQKPFRPDEIAGKVADLLQNQPSSPRGGS